The following coding sequences lie in one Xanthomonas hyacinthi genomic window:
- the rplE gene encoding 50S ribosomal protein L5 — MNSRLEKIYKEEVVPALMKKFGYTNPMQVPKLVKVTLNMGVGEAATNKKILENAVADMGKVSGQKPVVTKSRISVASFKIRDGWPIGCKTTLRRAKMYEFLDRLINISLPRVRDFRGVSGRSFDGRGNFNMGVKEQIIFPEIDFDAVDAIRGMDIAITTTAKTDAEAKALLEAFKFPFRN; from the coding sequence ATGAATTCCCGTCTCGAAAAGATCTACAAGGAAGAAGTGGTACCGGCTTTGATGAAGAAGTTCGGTTACACCAATCCGATGCAAGTGCCGAAGCTGGTCAAGGTCACCCTGAACATGGGCGTGGGCGAGGCGGCGACGAACAAGAAGATCCTGGAAAACGCCGTGGCCGACATGGGCAAGGTCTCCGGCCAGAAGCCGGTCGTCACCAAGTCGCGTATCTCGGTGGCCTCGTTCAAGATCCGCGATGGCTGGCCGATCGGCTGCAAGACCACGTTGCGTCGCGCCAAGATGTACGAGTTCCTGGACCGCCTGATCAACATCTCGCTGCCGCGCGTGCGCGACTTCCGTGGTGTGTCCGGTCGTTCGTTCGACGGTCGCGGCAACTTCAACATGGGCGTGAAGGAGCAGATCATCTTCCCGGAAATCGACTTCGACGCCGTCGATGCGATCCGCGGCATGGACATCGCCATCACCACCACCGCCAAGACCGACGCCGAAGCCAAGGCGCTGCTCGAAGCGTTCAA
- the rplB gene encoding 50S ribosomal protein L2 produces the protein MPLMKFKPTSPGRRSAVRVVTPDLHKGAPHAALLEPQSKSGGRNHHGRITTRHVGGGHKQHYRLIDFKRNKEGIPARVERIEYDPNRTAHIALLCYADGERRYIIAPKGLKAGDQVIAGSDAPIKTGNTLPLRNIPVGTTVHGIELKPGKGAQIARAAGAAVQLVAREGIYATLRLRSGEMRKVPVECRATIGEVGNDEHNLEKLGKAGAKRWRGVRPTVRGAAMNPVDHPHGGGEAKAGQGNPHPVTPWGVPTKGYKTRHNKRTEQFIVRDRRG, from the coding sequence ATGCCATTGATGAAATTCAAACCCACTTCTCCCGGCCGTCGTTCGGCCGTGCGCGTGGTCACGCCCGATCTGCACAAGGGCGCGCCGCATGCCGCACTGCTGGAGCCGCAGAGCAAGTCCGGTGGTCGTAACCACCACGGCCGCATCACCACCCGTCACGTCGGCGGTGGCCACAAGCAGCATTACCGCCTGATCGACTTCAAGCGCAACAAGGAAGGCATTCCGGCGCGCGTGGAGCGGATCGAATACGATCCGAACCGCACCGCCCATATCGCCCTGCTGTGCTATGCCGACGGCGAGCGCCGCTACATCATCGCGCCGAAGGGTCTGAAGGCCGGCGACCAGGTGATCGCGGGTTCGGACGCGCCGATCAAGACCGGCAACACGCTGCCGCTGCGCAACATCCCGGTCGGTACGACGGTGCACGGCATCGAGCTGAAGCCCGGCAAGGGCGCGCAGATCGCGCGCGCTGCCGGCGCCGCGGTGCAGCTGGTCGCGCGTGAGGGCATCTACGCCACCCTGCGTCTTCGCTCCGGCGAAATGCGCAAGGTGCCGGTCGAGTGCCGCGCCACCATCGGCGAAGTCGGCAACGACGAGCACAACCTCGAGAAGCTCGGCAAGGCGGGCGCCAAGCGCTGGCGCGGCGTGCGTCCGACCGTTCGCGGTGCGGCCATGAACCCCGTCGATCACCCGCACGGTGGTGGTGAGGCGAAGGCCGGTCAGGGTAATCCGCATCCGGTCACCCCGTGGGGTGTGCCGACCAAGGGTTACAAGACGCGCCATAACAAGCGCACCGAACAATTCATCGTCCGCGATCGTAGGGGCTAA
- the rpsQ gene encoding 30S ribosomal protein S17 produces the protein MSDTNESKTLRTVEGRVVSNKMDKTVTVLVERQVKHALYGKYIKRSTKLHAHDADNACNEGDVVRVTEIAPLSKTKNWRVVEIVTRSAE, from the coding sequence ATGAGCGACACTAACGAAAGCAAGACGCTGCGCACGGTCGAAGGCCGCGTCGTCAGCAACAAGATGGACAAGACCGTCACCGTGCTGGTGGAGCGTCAGGTCAAGCATGCGTTGTACGGCAAGTACATCAAGCGCTCGACCAAGCTCCACGCCCACGACGCCGACAACGCCTGCAACGAAGGCGATGTGGTGCGCGTGACCGAGATTGCGCCGCTGTCCAAGACCAAGAACTGGCGGGTGGTGGAAATCGTCACCCGTTCGGCCGAATAA
- the rpsC gene encoding 30S ribosomal protein S3, protein MGHKVHPIGIRLGVSKDWNSKWYAGKAEFAGYLAADLKVREMLRKKLAQAGISKILIERPAKTARVTIHTARPGVVIGKRGEDIEKLRKEVSEMMGVPAHINVTEVRKPELDAQLVAESIAQQLERRIMFRRAMKRSVGNAMRLGALGIKVNVAGRLNGAEIARSEWYREGRVPLHTLRADIDYGFAEAKTTYGIIGIKVWIYKGEIFDFSQVGQEKQDDSPRNDRNDRGDRGDRPSRPAREAR, encoded by the coding sequence ATGGGTCATAAAGTTCATCCGATTGGAATCCGCCTGGGTGTCTCCAAGGACTGGAATTCCAAGTGGTACGCCGGCAAGGCCGAGTTCGCCGGTTATCTGGCAGCCGACCTCAAGGTCCGCGAAATGCTGCGCAAGAAGTTGGCGCAGGCGGGCATCAGCAAGATCCTGATCGAGCGTCCGGCCAAGACCGCGCGCGTGACGATCCACACCGCCCGCCCGGGCGTGGTGATCGGCAAGCGCGGTGAGGACATCGAGAAGCTGCGCAAGGAAGTGAGCGAGATGATGGGCGTCCCCGCCCACATCAACGTCACCGAAGTGCGCAAGCCGGAGCTGGATGCGCAGCTGGTCGCCGAGTCGATCGCGCAGCAGCTGGAGCGTCGCATCATGTTCCGCCGCGCGATGAAGCGCTCGGTCGGCAACGCGATGCGCCTGGGTGCCCTGGGCATCAAGGTCAACGTCGCCGGTCGCTTGAACGGTGCGGAAATCGCCCGTTCCGAGTGGTACCGCGAGGGCCGCGTGCCGCTGCATACGCTGCGTGCCGACATCGACTATGGCTTCGCCGAAGCCAAGACGACCTACGGCATCATCGGCATCAAGGTGTGGATCTACAAGGGCGAGATCTTCGATTTCTCCCAGGTTGGCCAGGAAAAGCAGGACGATTCCCCGCGCAACGATCGTAACGATCGCGGCGACCGCGGTGACCGTCCGTCGCGTCCGGCTCGTGAAGCGAGGTAA
- the rplD gene encoding 50S ribosomal protein L4, whose product MELVITGSNNKVAVSDAVFGRDFSEDLVHQVVVAYRNAGRAGTKAQKTRSEVNGTTKKSKKQKGGGARHGALTAPIFVGGGVTFAAKPRSFEQKVNRKMYRAAICAILSELNRQGRLMVVEAFDVEASKTKDLIEKLKGLDVGKRPLIVTEEASEHLYLSARNLPYVEVRDVQGLDPVSLVGADTVVITADAVKKVEEWLA is encoded by the coding sequence ATGGAACTCGTTATCACGGGTAGCAACAACAAGGTCGCGGTCTCCGACGCCGTGTTCGGTCGCGATTTCAGCGAGGATCTGGTCCACCAGGTCGTCGTCGCCTATCGCAACGCCGGCCGCGCCGGCACCAAGGCGCAGAAGACGCGTTCGGAAGTCAACGGCACCACCAAGAAGTCGAAGAAGCAGAAGGGCGGTGGCGCTCGCCACGGCGCGCTGACCGCTCCGATCTTCGTCGGCGGCGGCGTGACCTTCGCGGCCAAGCCGCGCAGCTTCGAACAGAAGGTGAACCGCAAGATGTATCGCGCCGCGATCTGCGCGATTCTTTCGGAGCTCAACCGCCAGGGTCGCCTGATGGTCGTCGAGGCGTTCGACGTCGAGGCCAGCAAGACCAAGGATCTGATCGAGAAGCTGAAGGGTCTGGACGTGGGCAAGCGTCCGCTGATCGTGACCGAAGAGGCGTCCGAGCATCTGTACCTGTCCGCCCGCAACCTTCCCTACGTGGAAGTGCGCGACGTGCAGGGCCTGGATCCGGTGTCGCTGGTCGGGGCCGATACGGTCGTGATCACCGCCGATGCGGTCAAGAAGGTCGAGGAGTGGCTGGCATGA
- the rpmC gene encoding 50S ribosomal protein L29, which translates to MDIKQLREKSADDLKAHLTDLRKEQFALRMQQVTGQLPKTHETRRVRREIARVKYLIGSTK; encoded by the coding sequence ATGGACATCAAACAACTCCGCGAGAAGTCGGCTGACGATTTGAAGGCCCATCTGACCGATCTGCGCAAGGAGCAGTTCGCCCTGCGCATGCAGCAGGTCACCGGGCAGCTGCCGAAGACCCACGAAACCCGCCGGGTGCGCCGCGAGATTGCTCGCGTGAAGTACCTGATCGGCAGCACGAAGTAA
- the rplC gene encoding 50S ribosomal protein L3, with protein sequence MTKKYSLGFVGRKAGMSRVFTEDGRSIPVTLIEATPNRITQLKTVESDGYSAVQITVGARRAALVNKPASGHYAKAKVEAGRGLWEFRVEDAQLGDYAIGGEIKADIFEVGQKVDVQGVTKGKGFQGTIKRYNFRMGDATHGNSLSHRAPGSLGQRQTPGRVFPGKKMSGHMGAVQQSTQNLEVVKVDVERGLIAIRGAVPGAAGGDVIVRPASKA encoded by the coding sequence ATGACGAAGAAGTATTCGTTGGGCTTCGTGGGCCGCAAGGCCGGCATGAGCCGCGTCTTCACCGAAGACGGCCGCTCCATTCCGGTGACCCTGATCGAAGCGACCCCGAACCGCATCACCCAGCTCAAGACCGTCGAGAGCGACGGCTACAGCGCCGTGCAGATCACCGTGGGCGCCCGTCGTGCCGCGCTGGTCAACAAGCCCGCCTCCGGCCACTACGCCAAGGCCAAGGTCGAGGCCGGCCGCGGCCTGTGGGAGTTCCGCGTCGAAGACGCGCAGCTGGGCGATTACGCCATCGGCGGCGAGATCAAGGCGGACATCTTCGAGGTCGGCCAGAAGGTCGACGTCCAGGGCGTCACCAAGGGCAAGGGTTTCCAGGGCACCATCAAGCGGTACAACTTCCGCATGGGCGATGCCACCCACGGTAACTCGTTGTCGCATCGCGCGCCGGGTTCGCTGGGTCAGCGCCAGACCCCGGGTCGCGTTTTCCCGGGCAAGAAGATGTCCGGCCACATGGGCGCGGTGCAGCAGAGCACGCAGAATCTGGAAGTGGTCAAGGTCGACGTCGAGCGTGGCCTCATCGCCATTCGCGGCGCGGTGCCTGGCGCTGCCGGTGGCGATGTGATCGTGCGTCCGGCTAGCAAGGCATAA
- the rplV gene encoding 50S ribosomal protein L22 yields the protein MEAKAILRTARISPQKARLVADQVRGLSAERAVNLLKFSDKKAAHLIKKVVESAIANAENNQGADVDELKVKTIMVDEGPTLKRFMARAKGRGTRILKRTSHITVVVGAAK from the coding sequence ATGGAAGCGAAAGCAATCCTGCGCACTGCGCGCATCTCCCCGCAGAAGGCCCGCCTGGTCGCCGACCAGGTGCGCGGTCTTTCCGCCGAGCGGGCGGTCAACCTGCTGAAGTTCTCGGATAAGAAGGCTGCCCACCTGATCAAGAAGGTGGTGGAGTCGGCGATCGCCAATGCCGAGAACAACCAGGGCGCGGATGTCGACGAGCTGAAGGTCAAGACCATCATGGTTGATGAAGGTCCGACCCTGAAGCGTTTCATGGCGCGGGCGAAAGGCCGCGGTACCCGCATCCTCAAGCGCACCAGCCACATCACTGTGGTTGTGGGCGCCGCCAAGTAA
- the tuf gene encoding elongation factor Tu — protein sequence MAKGKFERTKPHVNVGTIGHVDHGKTTLTAALTKIGAERFGGEFKAYDAIDAAPEEKARGITISTAHVEYESAKRHYAHVDCPGHADYVKNMITGAAQMDGAILVCSAADGPMPQTREHILLSRQVGVPHIVVFLNKADMVDDAELLELVEMEVRELLSKYDFPGDDTPIIHGSARLALEGDQSEIGVPSILKLVEALDTFIPEPQRDVDKPFLMPVEDVFSISGRGTVVTGRIERGVIKVGDEIEIVGIRATQKTTVTGVEMFRKLLDQGQAGDNAGLLLRGTKRDDVERGQVLCKPGSIKPHTEFEAEVYVLSKDEGGRHTPFFKGYRPQFYFRTTDITGACELPEGVEMVMPGDNVKMVVTLINPVAMDEGLRFAIREGGRTVGAGVVAKIIK from the coding sequence ATGGCAAAAGGTAAGTTCGAGCGCACCAAGCCGCACGTCAACGTCGGCACCATCGGTCACGTCGACCACGGCAAGACCACGCTGACCGCGGCGCTGACCAAGATTGGCGCAGAGCGCTTCGGCGGCGAATTCAAGGCCTATGACGCGATCGACGCGGCGCCGGAGGAGAAGGCGCGCGGCATCACGATCTCGACCGCGCACGTGGAATACGAATCGGCGAAGCGTCACTACGCGCACGTGGATTGCCCGGGCCATGCGGACTACGTGAAGAACATGATCACCGGCGCGGCGCAGATGGATGGCGCGATCCTGGTGTGCTCGGCCGCCGACGGCCCGATGCCGCAGACCCGCGAGCACATCCTGCTGTCGCGCCAGGTCGGCGTGCCGCACATCGTGGTGTTCCTGAACAAGGCCGACATGGTCGACGACGCCGAGCTGCTCGAGCTGGTCGAGATGGAAGTGCGCGAGCTGCTGAGCAAGTACGACTTCCCGGGCGACGACACCCCGATCATCCACGGTTCGGCGCGTCTGGCGCTGGAAGGCGACCAGAGCGAGATCGGCGTGCCGTCGATCCTGAAGCTGGTCGAGGCGCTGGATACGTTCATCCCCGAGCCGCAGCGCGACGTCGACAAGCCGTTCCTGATGCCGGTGGAAGACGTGTTCTCGATCTCCGGCCGTGGCACCGTGGTGACCGGCCGTATCGAGCGCGGCGTGATCAAGGTGGGCGACGAAATCGAAATCGTCGGCATCCGCGCCACGCAGAAGACCACGGTCACCGGCGTGGAAATGTTCCGCAAGCTGCTGGACCAGGGCCAGGCGGGCGACAACGCCGGTCTGCTGCTGCGCGGCACCAAGCGCGACGACGTGGAGCGCGGCCAGGTGCTGTGCAAGCCGGGTTCGATCAAGCCGCACACCGAGTTCGAAGCCGAGGTGTACGTGTTGTCGAAGGACGAGGGCGGCCGTCACACCCCGTTCTTCAAGGGCTACCGTCCGCAGTTCTACTTCCGCACCACCGACATCACTGGCGCGTGCGAGCTGCCGGAAGGGGTGGAGATGGTGATGCCGGGCGACAACGTGAAGATGGTGGTCACGCTGATCAACCCGGTGGCGATGGACGAAGGCCTGCGTTTCGCGATCCGCGAGGGTGGCCGCACCGTCGGCGCCGGCGTGGTGGCCAAGATCATCAAGTAA
- the fusA gene encoding elongation factor G: MARNTPIERYRNFGIMAHIDAGKTTTSERILFYTGVSHKIGEVHDGAATMDWMEQEQERGITITSAATTAFWSGMDKSLPQHRFNIIDTPGHVDFTIEVERSLRVLDGAVFVLCAVGGVQPQSETVWRQANKYAVPRLAFVNKMDRTGANFDKVVEQLKSRLGAYPVPMQVPIGAEDGFEGVVDLIKMKAVHWDTASQGTVFEYREIPAHLADKAVEARAFMVEAAAEANEELMDKYLNEGDLSEAEIVGGLRERTLKVEVVPVYCGTAFKNKGVQAMLDGVIQLLPSPNDRPPVKGIDEDDKEDSRPATDTAPFSALAFKIMTDPFVGSLTFFRVYSGTLNSGDQVYNPVKSRKERVGRILQMHSNNREEIKEVRAGDIAAAVGLKDVTTGDTLCAQDHIIILERMVFPEPVISMAVEPKTKSDQEKMGVALSRLAQEDPSFRVNTDEESGQTIIRGMGELHLEIMVDRMKREFNVEANVGKPQVAYRETIRKAVKQEGKFVRQSGGKGQYGHVVLEIEPQERGLGYTFENAIVGGVVPKEYIPAVDKGIQEAVANGVMAGYPIVDIKVRLIDGSYHDVDSSEMAFKIAGSMGFKEGFNKASPVLLEPIMKVEVVTPEDYLGDVMGDVSRRRGILQGQDDSPSGKVINAMVPLGEMFGYATTLRSMSQGRATFSMEFDHYAEAPTNIAESVIKKS, translated from the coding sequence GTGGCCCGCAACACTCCCATCGAGCGTTACCGCAACTTCGGCATCATGGCCCACATCGATGCCGGCAAGACCACCACCTCCGAACGCATCCTGTTCTACACCGGCGTCAGCCACAAGATCGGCGAGGTGCATGACGGTGCCGCGACGATGGACTGGATGGAGCAGGAGCAGGAGCGTGGCATCACCATCACCTCCGCCGCGACCACCGCGTTCTGGAGCGGCATGGACAAGTCGCTGCCGCAGCACCGCTTCAACATCATCGACACCCCCGGGCACGTCGACTTCACCATCGAAGTCGAGCGTTCGCTGCGCGTGCTCGACGGCGCGGTGTTCGTGCTGTGCGCGGTCGGCGGCGTGCAGCCGCAGTCCGAGACGGTGTGGCGCCAGGCCAACAAGTACGCGGTGCCGCGTCTTGCCTTCGTCAACAAGATGGACCGCACCGGCGCCAACTTCGACAAGGTGGTCGAGCAGCTGAAGTCGCGCCTGGGCGCCTACCCGGTGCCGATGCAGGTGCCGATCGGCGCCGAAGACGGCTTCGAGGGCGTGGTCGACCTGATCAAGATGAAGGCGGTCCATTGGGATACCGCCTCGCAGGGCACCGTGTTCGAGTACCGCGAGATCCCCGCGCACCTGGCCGACAAGGCCGTCGAGGCGCGTGCGTTCATGGTCGAGGCCGCGGCCGAAGCCAACGAAGAGCTGATGGACAAGTACCTCAACGAGGGCGACCTGTCCGAAGCGGAGATCGTCGGTGGTCTGCGCGAGCGCACCCTGAAGGTGGAAGTGGTGCCGGTGTACTGCGGCACCGCGTTCAAGAACAAGGGCGTGCAGGCGATGCTCGACGGCGTGATCCAGCTGCTGCCGTCGCCCAATGACCGTCCGCCGGTCAAGGGCATCGACGAGGACGACAAGGAAGACAGCCGTCCGGCCACCGACACCGCGCCGTTCTCGGCGCTGGCGTTCAAGATCATGACCGACCCGTTCGTGGGTTCGCTGACCTTCTTCCGCGTCTACTCTGGCACGTTGAACTCCGGCGACCAGGTGTACAACCCGGTCAAGTCGCGCAAGGAGCGGGTGGGCCGCATCCTGCAGATGCACTCCAACAATCGCGAAGAGATCAAGGAAGTGCGCGCGGGCGACATCGCCGCGGCGGTGGGCCTGAAGGACGTCACCACCGGCGATACGCTGTGCGCGCAGGACCACATCATCATCCTGGAGCGCATGGTGTTCCCGGAGCCGGTGATCTCGATGGCGGTGGAGCCGAAGACCAAGTCGGACCAGGAAAAGATGGGCGTCGCGCTGAGCCGCCTGGCCCAGGAAGATCCCTCGTTCCGCGTCAACACCGACGAAGAATCCGGCCAGACCATCATCCGCGGCATGGGCGAGTTGCACCTGGAAATCATGGTCGACCGCATGAAGCGCGAGTTCAACGTCGAAGCCAATGTCGGCAAGCCGCAGGTGGCCTACCGCGAGACCATCCGCAAGGCGGTCAAGCAGGAAGGCAAGTTCGTGCGCCAGTCCGGCGGCAAGGGCCAGTACGGCCATGTCGTGCTCGAGATCGAGCCGCAGGAGCGTGGCCTGGGCTACACCTTCGAGAACGCGATCGTCGGCGGCGTGGTGCCGAAGGAATACATCCCGGCGGTGGACAAGGGCATCCAGGAAGCGGTGGCCAACGGCGTGATGGCCGGCTACCCGATCGTGGACATCAAGGTGCGCCTGATCGACGGTTCGTACCACGACGTCGACTCCTCGGAAATGGCGTTCAAGATCGCCGGCTCGATGGGCTTCAAGGAAGGCTTCAACAAGGCCAGCCCGGTGCTGCTGGAGCCGATCATGAAGGTCGAAGTGGTGACCCCGGAAGATTATCTGGGCGACGTGATGGGCGACGTCAGCCGCCGTCGCGGCATCCTGCAGGGCCAGGACGACAGTCCGTCCGGCAAGGTGATCAACGCGATGGTGCCGCTGGGCGAGATGTTCGGCTACGCCACCACGCTGCGCTCGATGTCGCAGGGGCGCGCCACGTTCTCGATGGAGTTCGACCATTACGCTGAAGCGCCGACCAACATCGCCGAGTCGGTCATCAAGAAGAGCTGA
- the rpsJ gene encoding 30S ribosomal protein S10 gives MAEQKTGQKADQKIRIRLKAFDHRLIDRSASEIVETAKRTGAQVRGPIPLPTKIERYTILVSPHVDKDARDQYETRTHKRVLDIIGPNDKTVDALMKLELAAGVDVQIKLT, from the coding sequence ATGGCGGAGCAAAAGACCGGTCAGAAAGCGGATCAGAAGATCCGGATTCGGCTGAAGGCGTTCGATCATCGTCTGATCGACCGTTCGGCCAGCGAGATCGTTGAGACGGCCAAGCGGACCGGCGCGCAAGTGCGCGGCCCGATCCCGCTGCCGACCAAGATCGAACGCTACACCATTCTCGTTTCTCCGCACGTCGACAAGGACGCGCGCGACCAGTACGAGACCCGCACGCACAAGCGCGTGCTCGACATCATCGGCCCTAACGACAAGACCGTGGACGCGCTGATGAAGCTCGAGCTCGCGGCGGGCGTCGATGTCCAGATCAAGTTGACCTGA
- the rplN gene encoding 50S ribosomal protein L14 yields MIQMQSYLDVADNSGAKEVMCIKVLGGSKRRYAHIGDIIKVTVKDAIPRGKVKKGEVYDAVVVRTRKGVRRPDGSLIRFDGNAAVLLNNKQEPIGTRIFGPVTRELRSEKFMKIVSLAPEVL; encoded by the coding sequence ATGATCCAGATGCAGAGCTACCTCGACGTCGCCGACAACTCCGGTGCCAAGGAAGTGATGTGCATCAAGGTGCTAGGCGGCTCCAAGCGCCGCTACGCGCACATTGGCGACATCATCAAGGTCACCGTCAAGGACGCGATCCCGCGCGGCAAGGTCAAGAAGGGCGAAGTCTACGATGCCGTCGTGGTGCGTACCCGCAAGGGTGTGCGTCGTCCCGACGGTTCGCTGATCCGCTTCGACGGCAACGCTGCGGTGTTGCTCAACAACAAGCAGGAGCCGATCGGCACGCGCATCTTCGGGCCTGTTACCCGCGAGCTGCGTTCCGAGAAGTTCATGAAGATCGTCTCGCTCGCTCCTGAAGTGCTGTGA
- the rplP gene encoding 50S ribosomal protein L16, whose translation MLQPKRTKYRKMHKGRNDGLAWSGNAVSFGEYGLKATAHGQLTARQIEAARRSISRYVKRGGKMWIRVFPDKPITKKPIEVRMGSGKGNVEYWVAQIQPGRMIYEIEGVGEDVAREAFRLAAAKLSVTTTFVTRTVR comes from the coding sequence ATGTTGCAACCCAAGCGAACCAAATACCGCAAGATGCACAAGGGCCGTAACGACGGCCTGGCATGGAGTGGCAACGCCGTCAGCTTCGGCGAGTACGGGCTGAAGGCCACCGCGCACGGTCAGCTGACCGCGCGCCAGATCGAAGCGGCGCGCCGTTCGATCAGCCGCTACGTCAAGCGCGGCGGCAAGATGTGGATCCGCGTGTTCCCGGACAAGCCGATCACCAAGAAGCCGATCGAAGTGCGAATGGGCTCCGGCAAGGGCAACGTCGAGTACTGGGTCGCCCAGATCCAGCCCGGCCGCATGATCTATGAAATCGAAGGCGTCGGCGAAGATGTCGCGCGCGAGGCGTTCCGCCTGGCCGCTGCCAAGCTTTCGGTGACCACCACCTTCGTGACCCGGACGGTACGCTGA
- the rpsG gene encoding 30S ribosomal protein S7, whose amino-acid sequence MSRKGSTPQRIVLRDPKHASETIARFINMVMLSGKKSVAEKIVYGAMDVIGEKNPNAVELVQKALDNVAPAVEVKSRRVGGATYQVPVEVRSSRRMALAMRWLIDSARKRGENSMPRKLAAELVDASENRGGAIKKREETHRMAEANKAFAHYRW is encoded by the coding sequence ATGTCTCGTAAAGGTTCTACTCCGCAGCGTATCGTCCTGCGGGATCCCAAGCACGCCAGCGAAACCATCGCCCGTTTCATCAACATGGTGATGCTGAGCGGCAAGAAGTCGGTCGCCGAAAAGATCGTCTATGGCGCAATGGACGTCATCGGCGAGAAAAATCCGAATGCGGTCGAGCTGGTGCAGAAGGCGCTGGACAACGTCGCTCCGGCGGTCGAAGTCAAGTCGCGCCGCGTCGGCGGTGCCACCTACCAGGTGCCGGTCGAGGTGCGTTCCTCCCGTCGCATGGCGCTGGCCATGCGCTGGCTGATCGACTCGGCGCGCAAGCGTGGCGAGAACTCGATGCCGCGCAAGCTCGCGGCCGAACTGGTCGACGCCTCGGAAAACCGTGGTGGCGCCATCAAGAAGCGCGAAGAAACCCACCGCATGGCGGAAGCGAACAAGGCGTTCGCGCACTACCGCTGGTGA
- the rplW gene encoding 50S ribosomal protein L23 — MSSNEKIFSVLRAPRVSEKTARLQELSNQYVFEISSEATKADVKAAVEQLFDVKVESVNVLNVKGKNKSFRSRSGRRGDWRKAYVRLAAGQSIDVTAKA; from the coding sequence ATGAGCAGCAACGAAAAAATCTTCAGCGTGCTGCGTGCCCCGCGTGTCTCCGAAAAGACCGCGCGTCTGCAGGAACTCTCCAATCAGTACGTCTTCGAGATCTCGAGCGAAGCCACCAAGGCCGATGTCAAGGCCGCGGTCGAGCAGCTGTTCGACGTCAAGGTCGAGTCGGTCAACGTGTTGAACGTCAAGGGCAAGAACAAGTCCTTCCGTTCGCGCAGCGGTCGTCGCGGCGATTGGCGCAAGGCGTACGTGCGTCTGGCCGCAGGCCAGTCCATCGACGTAACGGCCAAGGCCTGA
- the rplX gene encoding 50S ribosomal protein L24: MANRIKKGDQVVVTTGKDKGKQGEIVRVDGDRVIVSNANIVKRHTKPNPQAGVAGGVVEREASIHISNVAIVNPATGKGERVGFKVLEDGRKLRVFRSSGEALDA; the protein is encoded by the coding sequence ATGGCTAACCGTATCAAGAAGGGCGACCAGGTCGTCGTCACTACCGGCAAGGACAAGGGCAAGCAGGGCGAAATCGTCCGCGTCGACGGCGATCGGGTGATCGTCTCCAACGCGAACATCGTCAAGCGCCACACCAAGCCGAACCCGCAGGCAGGCGTTGCCGGCGGCGTGGTCGAGCGTGAAGCGTCGATCCATATCTCCAACGTGGCGATCGTCAACCCGGCAACGGGCAAGGGCGAGCGCGTTGGCTTCAAGGTGCTGGAGGATGGACGCAAACTGCGTGTGTTCCGCTCCAGCGGTGAGGCGCTCGACGCCTGA
- the rpsS gene encoding 30S ribosomal protein S19 — protein sequence MARSLKKGPFVDHHLVKKVEAAAGSKRPIKTWSRRSMILPEMVGFTIAVHNGKNHVPVLVNENMVGHKLGEFAVTRTFKGHGGDKKSSR from the coding sequence ATGGCACGTTCACTCAAGAAAGGCCCGTTCGTCGATCACCACCTCGTCAAGAAGGTGGAGGCCGCGGCCGGCAGCAAGCGTCCGATCAAGACCTGGTCGCGTCGCTCGATGATCCTGCCGGAGATGGTGGGTTTCACCATCGCCGTGCACAACGGCAAGAACCACGTTCCGGTGCTGGTCAACGAGAACATGGTCGGCCACAAGCTCGGCGAATTTGCCGTCACCCGGACCTTCAAGGGTCACGGTGGCGACAAGAAGTCGAGCCGGTAA